From Anaerohalosphaera lusitana, one genomic window encodes:
- a CDS encoding DUF1080 domain-containing protein: MRTLKMLFGMMVVLGAIAVGQAANPAIDRITEQMPANSSAMRDSLAVQLVGMTPESVEYLAGKLTPYDEGRPGAEYGISAMTDFIMDQKKDAIREDYAMLLAEMIDDVPDKLGKAFLIEQLRLVGDEEVVDTVAEYLNDSFLCDFATRTLLTIGGDSVEAKLLAAFDTAYPENKLHLMQGLGEMQSMAGADRIQPYAASKNWKMRKAALQALANIGKASSRGVLKNAVNVDDAYKKADNASLYLLFARRQAEQGKYDACARICNEVAGMFGDDSYIGSAAGDSMAKAIGLDNVDKIKNAQLREKAEKQIRASLATAPTPPEGFKALFNGKSLAGWKKHDNLPSGPGGKWYVEDGAIVGMQHPPKKGGFLVTEESFEDYELLLETKIDWPFDSGVFLRVGPEGKSHQVTLDYRPGGQIGSIYCPWTHGRVHAVPDSLDLFKRGEWNKIRIVCEGEPARIKFWLNGEMVTDFQHTEQTTAGIPEEGGIALQVHPGGEGYEDSKAMFRNIFVRRIESESKMNELTADEKEQGFDLLFNGKDLTGWVGNKASYGVENGILFCRKGTGRNIYTEDTYDNFVLRFDFRLQPGTNNGLGIRTPASGDAAYVGMELQILDNTADKYSNLKPYQYHGSVYGVIPAKRGYLNPVGEWNRQEVIADGYDIKVILNGETILDGNIKEASEGGTIDGRDHPGLLNESGHIGFLGHGDFVEFKNIRIKEL; the protein is encoded by the coding sequence ATTTGGGATGATGGTTGTGCTCGGCGCGATCGCGGTCGGTCAGGCGGCTAATCCTGCAATTGACAGGATCACCGAACAGATGCCGGCGAACAGTTCTGCGATGAGGGACAGCCTGGCTGTGCAACTCGTTGGTATGACTCCGGAATCGGTTGAGTATCTTGCGGGCAAGCTGACGCCTTACGATGAGGGTCGGCCCGGAGCTGAATACGGAATAAGTGCGATGACCGATTTTATAATGGATCAGAAGAAAGATGCGATTCGCGAAGACTATGCAATGCTGCTGGCGGAGATGATCGATGATGTGCCGGACAAGCTGGGCAAGGCGTTTTTGATCGAGCAGTTGAGGCTCGTGGGCGACGAGGAAGTTGTCGATACCGTGGCGGAATATCTGAATGACAGCTTTCTGTGTGATTTTGCGACGCGGACGCTGCTGACTATAGGCGGCGATTCTGTTGAGGCAAAACTGCTGGCTGCTTTTGACACGGCTTATCCGGAGAACAAGTTGCACCTGATGCAGGGACTTGGCGAGATGCAGAGCATGGCAGGGGCGGACAGGATCCAGCCTTATGCTGCGAGCAAGAACTGGAAGATGCGTAAGGCGGCACTGCAGGCGCTGGCGAATATCGGCAAGGCTTCTTCGCGTGGTGTTTTGAAGAATGCTGTCAATGTCGATGATGCGTACAAGAAGGCGGACAATGCTTCGCTGTATCTTCTGTTCGCGCGTCGTCAGGCTGAGCAGGGCAAGTATGATGCATGTGCGAGAATCTGCAATGAAGTGGCGGGTATGTTCGGTGACGACAGTTATATCGGGTCCGCAGCGGGCGATAGTATGGCGAAGGCTATCGGGCTTGATAATGTCGATAAGATCAAGAACGCTCAGCTTCGCGAAAAGGCTGAGAAGCAGATCCGGGCGAGTCTTGCAACGGCTCCGACTCCGCCGGAAGGTTTCAAGGCGTTGTTCAACGGTAAGAGCCTGGCGGGCTGGAAGAAGCATGATAATCTGCCCAGCGGGCCAGGCGGCAAGTGGTACGTCGAGGACGGTGCGATCGTTGGTATGCAGCATCCGCCTAAGAAGGGCGGCTTCCTGGTGACGGAAGAGTCGTTTGAGGATTACGAGCTGCTGCTTGAGACGAAGATCGACTGGCCGTTTGACAGTGGCGTGTTTTTGCGTGTAGGACCTGAGGGCAAGAGTCATCAGGTTACGCTGGACTATCGGCCCGGCGGTCAGATCGGGTCCATTTACTGTCCTTGGACGCACGGCAGGGTGCATGCTGTGCCGGATTCACTGGATCTGTTCAAGAGGGGCGAATGGAACAAGATCCGGATCGTTTGCGAAGGTGAGCCTGCAAGGATCAAGTTCTGGCTGAACGGCGAGATGGTTACGGACTTCCAGCATACCGAGCAGACGACCGCGGGCATTCCTGAAGAGGGCGGTATCGCGCTGCAGGTGCACCCGGGCGGTGAGGGCTATGAGGACAGCAAGGCGATGTTCCGCAATATCTTCGTTCGCAGGATAGAGTCGGAATCGAAGATGAACGAGCTTACCGCAGATGAAAAAGAGCAAGGGTTCGATCTGCTGTTCAACGGCAAGGACCTGACGGGCTGGGTCGGCAACAAGGCCAGCTACGGCGTTGAAAACGGTATTCTGTTCTGCCGTAAGGGTACGGGCAGGAACATCTATACTGAGGACACTTATGATAATTTTGTGCTGCGTTTCGATTTCAGGCTGCAGCCCGGTACTAACAATGGGCTGGGAATCAGGACGCCTGCAAGCGGTGACGCAGCGTATGTTGGCATGGAACTTCAGATACTGGATAATACCGCTGACAAGTACAGCAATCTAAAGCCATATCAGTATCACGGTTCTGTCTACGGCGTAATACCGGCCAAACGCGGTTATCTGAACCCGGTCGGCGAGTGGAACCGGCAGGAAGTGATCGCGGACGGGTACGATATCAAGGTGATACTAAACGGCGAGACGATCCTGGACGGTAATATCAAGGAAGCCTCAGAGGGCGGCACGATCGACGGCAGGGACCATCCGGGTCTGCTGAACGAGTCGGGGCATATTGGATTCCTTGGTCATGGCGACTTTGTGGAATTCAAGAATATCCGCATCAAGGAACTGTAA